Proteins from one Triticum aestivum cultivar Chinese Spring chromosome 7A, IWGSC CS RefSeq v2.1, whole genome shotgun sequence genomic window:
- the LOC123150318 gene encoding protein CURVATURE THYLAKOID 1B, chloroplastic isoform X2, with protein sequence MAALLCISTPAAAALPHLPRGRAPPCDVALAAPVPARLSLRRRGLPTTGLRCSGTEVGVTDAIRMAAATPFGHNLVAVDIVGDEVAADKLGFKEMATYVIYGTGAFFAGWVLSAVVSAIDSIPLLPRILEMVGLGYTVWFSSRYLLFKENREELFAKAYDLKMRIVGSGDA encoded by the exons ATGGCGGCCTTGCTCTGCATCagcacccccgccgccgccgcccttccccACCTCCCGCGCGGACGCGCACCCCCGTGCGACGTCGCGCTCGCCGCTCCGGTGCCTGCCCgtctctccctccgccgccgcggcctcccaaCTACAG GGCTGCGCTGCTCCGGCACGGAGGTGGGGGTTACGGATGCAATAAGGATGGCCGCGGCCACGCCGTTCGGGCACAACCTGGTGGCGGTGGACATCGTCGGTGACGAGGTGGCTGCCGACAAG TTGGGCTTCAAGGAGATGGCCACATATGTCATATATGGCACCGGTGCTTTCTTTGCCGGATGGGTTTTGTCCGCTGTTGTTTCAGCAATTGACTCCATCCCCTTG CTCCCAAGAATACTGGAGATGGTGGGCCTCGGATACACGGTTTGGTTCAGCTCACGGTATCTTCTTTTCAAG GAAAACAGAGAGGAATTGTTTGCCAAAGCTTATGATCTCAAAATGAGAATTGTTGGATCCGGCGATGCATGA
- the LOC123150318 gene encoding protein CURVATURE THYLAKOID 1B, chloroplastic isoform X1: MAALLCISTPAAAALPHLPRGRAPPCDVALAAPVPARLSLRRRGLPTTGLRCSGTEVGVTDAIRMAAATPFGHNLVAVDIVGDEVAADKLQLGFKEMATYVIYGTGAFFAGWVLSAVVSAIDSIPLLPRILEMVGLGYTVWFSSRYLLFKENREELFAKAYDLKMRIVGSGDA, translated from the exons ATGGCGGCCTTGCTCTGCATCagcacccccgccgccgccgcccttccccACCTCCCGCGCGGACGCGCACCCCCGTGCGACGTCGCGCTCGCCGCTCCGGTGCCTGCCCgtctctccctccgccgccgcggcctcccaaCTACAG GGCTGCGCTGCTCCGGCACGGAGGTGGGGGTTACGGATGCAATAAGGATGGCCGCGGCCACGCCGTTCGGGCACAACCTGGTGGCGGTGGACATCGTCGGTGACGAGGTGGCTGCCGACAAG CTCCAGTTGGGCTTCAAGGAGATGGCCACATATGTCATATATGGCACCGGTGCTTTCTTTGCCGGATGGGTTTTGTCCGCTGTTGTTTCAGCAATTGACTCCATCCCCTTG CTCCCAAGAATACTGGAGATGGTGGGCCTCGGATACACGGTTTGGTTCAGCTCACGGTATCTTCTTTTCAAG GAAAACAGAGAGGAATTGTTTGCCAAAGCTTATGATCTCAAAATGAGAATTGTTGGATCCGGCGATGCATGA